From Apium graveolens cultivar Ventura chromosome 9, ASM990537v1, whole genome shotgun sequence, the proteins below share one genomic window:
- the LOC141683573 gene encoding polyadenylation and cleavage factor homolog 4 yields the protein MDQLRYVSSSTESSRNLGLPKKPMVNDYLIQKPMTPIIDRFKAMLRGREENIKALGLHGGEDDDDPISPPRCEEIVKLYEIVLCELTFNSKPIITDLTIIAGEQREHAEGIANAICERIIKAPVDQKLPCLYLLDSIAKNIGKEYVRYFSVLLPEVFCEVYKQVNSSLRTSMGHLFGTWSTVFPPSILCKIEAQMKFSPPSNSQSVLASLQPSESPRPTHGIHVNPKYLEARRQYEHTTVQSDILHSSGTPSLKMNGKHAAELGEYDSEISDGITTQVGTKRISSSIRANTSKAENMLSSARGANSSAPFVANHVRSPGSDTEFDSTSRFLKISSPSRRGFDYGGVVNIGKKESSDWHRGHKAHDTHQEYDYHDAHSYSKNAELRGPRALIDAYGTDERDHCKYQKAGHLNMNAVNSKMTVQTWKDNEEEEFKWEDMSPTLATGNSSLFSSLNPTSGNLTAVPGAEPQHPVLMENSFRRGHQSGREQMSAISDSSLISDSVHGLINNIYGVRNEASQFPASRNPPEVWNFPQSSQRNLQKHMWSQLEPTSAGYSNVDQGMKNSFTAPHHQPQFPNRQVGPISSHQQNLAQNVVFRPPYQMRPNIQQNMLPPAGILTPAHVAYQPFGRGYIPPGPRPFVNTGFMNPAPSMQSSMPIPNVRNSSAHLPGVLLPPLPPEPRPISSQMIPGQNPCLVPQNPPGGGALSGLFNSLMAQGLISLTNQASVQDPVGLEFNTDLLKVRHESAISALYADLPRQCTTCGLRFKCQEEHSSHMDWHVTRNRTSKNRKQKPSRRWFVSAEMWLSGTEALGADAAPGFLPTEIVQEKNDEESAVPADEDQIVCALCGEPFVDFYSDETEEWMYKGAAYMNAPAGSTAGMNRSQLGPIVHTKCKSDSNVTTSADLSKNEMGYTEDGGRIKRLRV from the exons ATGGATCAATTAAGGTATGTATCATCATCGACGGAGAGTTCTAGAAACCTAGGGTTACCTAAAAAGCCAATGGTGAATGATTACTTAATTCAGAAGCCTATGACTCCGATTATCGATCGATTTAAGGCTATGTTAAGAGGCAGAGAAGAAAACATTAAGGCTTTAGGTCTACACGGCGGTGAAGATGATGATGATCCTATTTCGCCTCCGAGATGCGAAGAAATTGTCAAGTTGTATGAGATTGTATTGTGTGAACTTACTTTTAATTCGAAGCCGATTATTACTGATCTTACGATAATTGCTGGTGAACAAAGAGAACATGCCGAGGGCATTGCTAATGCAATTTGTGAGCGGATTATTAAG GCCCCAGTTGATCAGAAACTGCCTTGTTTATATCTTTTGGATAGTATTGCTAAGAATATTGGGAAAGAATATGTCAGATACTTCTCGGTGCTGCTCCCTGAG GTATTCTGTGAGGTGTACAAACAAGTGAACTCAAGTTTGCGCACTTCTATGGGACATTTGTTTGGTACTTGGTCAACCGTTTTTCCTCCTTCTATTCTATGCAAGATCGAGGCCCAAATGAAATTTTCTCCACCTTCAAATTCTCAATCTGTATTGGCTTCCTTGCAACCTTCTGAATCTCCGCGACCAACTCATGGCATACATGTTAATCCAAAATATCTGGAAGCAAGGCGTCAGTATGAGCATACAACTGTTCAGAGT GACATCCTACATTCAAGTGGAACGCCATCTTTGAAGATGAATGGAAAACATGCTGCTGAGCTGGGTGAATATGACTCTGAAATTTCAGATGGTATAACGACACAGGTTGGAACAAAACGAATTAGCTCAAGTATTCGAGCTAACACATCTAAGGCTGAGAACATGCTTTCTTCTGCTAGGGGTGCAAATTCCTCCGCACCATTTGTCGCTAATCATGTTAGATCACCTGGTTCAGACACCGAGTTTGATTCGACAAGCAGGTTTCTCAAAATTTCTTCCCCATCTCGTCGTGGATTTGATTATGGAGGTGTAGTGAATATTGGAAAAAAAGAGTCAAGTGACTGGCATAGAGGTCACAAGGCTCACGATACCCATCAGGAATATGATTATCATGATGCACACAGTTATAGTAAGAATGCAGAGCTTCGAGGACCTAGAGCTCTGATTGATGCATATGGGACTGATGAAAGGGATCATTGTAAGTATCAGAAGGCTGGACATCTGAATATGAATGCGGTTAATAGCAAGATGACTGTGCAGACATGGAAGGATAATGAAGAAGAAGAGTTTAAATGGGAAGATATGAGTCCAACATTAGCCACCGGAAACTCTAGTTTGTTTTCGTCATTAAATCCAACTTCAGGAAATCTTACCGCAGTACCTGGAGCTGAGCCTCAACACCCAGTGCTTATGGAGAATAGTTTCAGGAGAGGCCATCAGTCTGGTCGAGAACAAATGTCTGCAATTAGTGATTCATCCCTAATCAGTGAT tCTGTTCATGGACTGATCAATAACATTTATGGGGTTCGTAACGAGGCATCACAATTTCCTGCTTCTCGTAACCCTCCAGAAGTCTGGAACTTCCCACAGTCTTCCCAAAGAAATTTACAG AAACATATGTGGAGTCAGTTGGAACCTACTAGTGCTGGTTATTCAAATGTTGATCAAGgtatgaaaaattcatttacaGCTCCGCATCACCAGCCTCAGTTTCCTAATCGCCAAGTTGGACCGATTTCATCACatcagcaaaatcttgcacaaaatgttGTCTTCCGTCCACCATATCAAATGCGTCCAAACATTCAGCAAAATATGCTTCCACCTGCTGGAATATTAACCCCAGCCCATGTAGCGTACCAGCCCTTCGGTCGTGGATATATACCCCCAGGACCTAGGCCATTTGTTAATACCGGCTTTATGAACCCAGCTCCCAGCATGCAGTCATCTATGCCGATTCCCAATGTCCGAAATTCGTCTGCACATTTGCCAGGGGTCTTATTACCACCTCTACCTCCTGAACCTCGCCCCATATCATCACAAATGATACCTGGTCAAAATCCTTGTCTTGTTCCGCAAAACCCCCCAGGTGGAGGAGCACTCTCAGGGTTGTTTAATTCGTTGATGGCCCAAGGTTTGATCTCTTTGACAAACCAAGCGTCAGTGCAG GATCCTGTTGGACTGGAGTTTAACACTGACCTTCTGAAGGTGCGTCACGAATCTGCCATCAGTGCCCTCTATGCTGATCTTCCCAGGCAATGCACAACTTGTGGCCTTCGGTTCAAGTGCCAAGAGGAGCACAGCAGTCATATGGATTGGCATGTAACAAGAAATAGGACATCAAAAAACCGTAAACAGAAACCTTCTCGTAGATGGTTTGTAAGTGCTGAGATGTGGCTTAGTGGTACAGAGGCATTGGGAGCCGATGCTGCTCCAGGATTTCTACCCACTGAGATTGTTCAGGAGAAGAATGACGAAGAATCAGCTGTTCCAGCAGACGAAGATCAGATTGTTTGTGCACTATGTGGCGAACCATTTGTTGATTTTTACAGTGATGAGACTGAGGAATGGATGTATAAAGGTGCTGCATATATGAATGCACCAGCAGGATCAACAGCTGGAATGAATAGGTCCCAGCTGGGTCCAATCGTGCATACTAAGTGCAAATCCGATTCTAACGTGACCACCTCTGCAGACTTGAGTAAAAATGAAATG GGATATACTGAAGACGGTGGTCGAATCAAACGGTTGAGGGTTTAG
- the LOC141683680 gene encoding uncharacterized protein LOC141683680, which yields MSYNRDGSSYDGSDSRSEGEGGGRYTRHEPYVPRNMADPPRAPDVGGTPPVLISNTDILEQLYRMGDTLNSFNSRLNTVERRRTRRGRRFPRHGHALGKAPVVEGDTQGSGDNPRITPRRLQYSDDVEPIVELADEDTEGRERPHLGNQVVPHPHRSGRTMDERRRVENAQSQDEEGRDLSTLKKRLGIRLEDDDLRMLLVEWQKEGNAGEARPRDTTRVPPAFQRDDGMRHREHERAPPRGRPGNFYRGYQRNGRGRMGYQYGRAPYNGRRGGAHSAGEAPAVIPVASHSVTGNGSGARPHDQDGGRTQVRMQNNDEIPRHGQDEPRVRENIQNQNGNMPPPQPQGEGRRDPPPHPGGNQGEFQQVAEQPQQPNVQTIPGVGTFNVNDLKRLLNHLEGGRVTATAQAPSPFAVVVREAQLPAGYRNTTNDLRFHGNSDPVEFLGRFNIEMDVYQVPDLARCRLLAATFREGAQQWFQKLGPGVITSWEQMKTLFLTQFQAAVKYTPPVTTLANVKQKEGESLTSYFKRFNAESTLVRGATDETLKILLIAGLRVGTDFWKHLQGKDPVSLADVLAQAESFKAIEQSLAETKKNDDTYNSKGRSKRRDRSVSPGYRRNARSPNRVNAVSSRREWSPPSNYERRVSNYTPLAASIDHIFEVNKDRGIFKKPDRLTSWQSRDKKKYCDYHESTGHDTHECRHLRDEIEELIKAGHLGEWIDKVKRRRGLDDKGKDERQPPRAEDVEKTAEVKFQRAGSIRAIFGGHPFVGDSNRALERNAREARHPPLTNIHSLEDRPPKVFKGESADITFREKESRWVHHPHNDALVITMLIGAMNVHRVFLDNGSSTNILYYSTYKKLGFPDSDMYFEDAHVYGFTGEAVRVMGSVRLPVTLGEGALSVTQMIDFKVLDQDSAHNVLVGRPWLRAFRVITSIHHLMIKFPTPNGVGSLRGSQYESRDCYHKAVKEFRRRRYEGKGLPVEDVKDIHTKPGGEVHAHYFVENPGKEETNTSGNSFVMQGRISKIRSVEEVVASHTGGIMRKEVNGEKLEGRSEILQGLGDNCKVDAPQKKDAPLNEVEVDAPPNEDAPSGEKVEIEDPRDFDFDLDPRIPMPIEKTGPAEDTISIPVDKNDPSRVLKVGSQLDEEMRGGLTRFLIANLDVFAWSHSDMIGIDPEVMCHRLNILPNCKGIRQKRRPVSGERAIALKEEVDRLLEVGLIKESFYPEWLANPVLVKKPNGKWRTCVDFTDLNKACPKDSFPLPRIDQLVDATAGHALLSFMDAYSGYNQIPMYGPDQEHTSFITDRGLYCYIGMPFGLINAGATYQRLVNMMFKDQIGRTMEVYVDDMLVKSKVTTDHIKHLTEMFNILRRFRMKLNPQKCVFGVESGKFLGFIVNHRGIEANPAKIKALLDMKSPTNVKQVQSLTGRIAALNRFVSKSSDRCKEFFKAIKLAGKDFIWTSECEEAFKRIKEQLGHPPMLSKPLEGENLILYLAVSEYSISAVLVREEDGQQSPVYYVSKRLHDAETRYTSMEKLVYALILASRKLRPYFQAHRVEVRTAYPLRQVLHKPESSGRMLKWAVELGQFDLEYVPRTAIKGQALADFLLEFDSEIDDKALVMLYPPHAEESLEEFPHPWWILHVDGAVNNGGAGAGIVLVSPEGHHLMSAIHFKFYATNNDAEYEALINGLKIALEMGVRNLIARSDSELVVNQVNGGFQARGPRTELYLRCVQRLIGMFKEVRLECVPREKNSNADALAKMGSQQEAVLLGSIPLEIQEVPSIPEIETMQVDEAPKETWMTPILAYIRKGTLPEDKFMARRLRYQAARYVIYDEVLYKRGFNQPLLRCVEEGEGNYILREVHEGICGNHSGGSSLAMKVLRQGYYWPTMREDATNFVKACDRCQRFANYSSMPATLLTPMASPWPFAMWGIDLIGELPKAKGDVKYAVVAVDYFTKWAEAMPLATITAKKIRDFVFNSIVCRFGIPYKLVSDNGKQFDSKELRQLCEELKIKKEFAAVYHPQSNGQTEAVNKIIKHTLKTKLEERKGNWPEELPKVMWSYNTTPRSTTGETPFMLTYGYEAMVPVEVGSGSLRRDCYGKEDAEVNQRLHLDLLEETRENSQLRLAAYQQRVARYYNKKVKGQLLKVGDLVLRKVMPNTKNPQHGVFGANWEGPYRIKSILWKGTYHLEDMDGKLIPRAWNAEHLRKYYQ from the coding sequence atgtcttacaatcgtgatggaagttcttatgatggaagtgacagcaGGTCAGAAGGGGAAGGCGGGGGGCGTTATACTCGCCACGAACCTTACGTTCCCAGAAACATGGCGGACCCACCAAGGGCTCCAGATGTGGGGGGGacacctccagttctcatcagcaacactgatatattggagcaattatatcgcatgggggatactcttaacagTTTTAACTCAAGACTGAACACGGTGGAGCGTCGAAGGACGAGGAGAGGTCGTCGTTTCCCCCGTCACGGTCATGCCTTGGGGAAAGCCCCTGTAGTTGAGGGAGATACCCAGGGGAGCGGGGATAACCCGCGAATCACTCCGCGGCGTTTGCAATATTCTGACGATGTAGAACCTATTGTAGAGCTTGCGGACGAGGACACTGAAGGCAGAGAAAGGCCTCACCTGGGCAACCAGGTAGTGCCACACCCGCATAGGTCTGGAcgtacgatggacgagcgtcgCCGTGTGGAGAACGCTCAAAGCCAAGACGAGGAAGGAAGGGATCTTTCAACCTTGAAGAAgaggcttggcataaggttggaggacgacgatttgaggatgttgctggtagaatggcaaaaggaaggaaacgccggagaagcgaggccccgtgatacgacgcgtgtgccccccgcattccaaagggatgacgggatgcggcaccgcgagcacgagcgtgcccctccgcgaggaaggCCCGGGAATTTCTACCGGGGATATCAGAGGAATGGACGAGGAAGAATGGGATATCAATACGGAAGAGCCCCTTACAATGGTAGGAGAGGTGGCGCGCACTCCGCTGGAGAAGCCCCCGCCGTTATTCCCGTAGCTTCTCACAGCGTTACTGGTAATGGGTCTGGAGCGCGTCCTCATGACCAGGACGGCGGGCGGACTCAAGTAAGAATGCAGAATAATGATGAAATTCCGCGACACGGTCAGGATGAACCTCGTGTACGGGAAAACATTCAGAACCAAAATGGTAATATGCCACCGCCGCAGCCTCAAGGTGAGGGGCGGCGAGATCCTCCGCCGCACCCGGGGGGTAATCAAGGGGAATTTCAGCAAGTCGCAGAGCAACCCCAGCAgcctaatgttcaaaccattcctggggTAGGGACGTTTAATGTGAACGACCTCAAGCGGTTActcaaccatcttgagggaggaagagtaacggcgacagcgcaagctccttctccttttgctgTTGTTGTGAGGGAGGCGCAATTGCCCGCGGGATACCGGAACACAACCAACGACTTGCGTTTCCACGGGAACTCTGATCCTGTAGAGTTCTTGGGGCGTTTTAACATTgaaatggatgtatatcaagtacctgatttggctcGATGCCGTCTCTTGGCAGCCACTTTCAGAGAAGGTGCTCAGCAGTGGTTCCAAAAGCTTGGTCCAGGTGTAATTACAtcctgggaacagatgaaaactttgttttTGACACAATTTCAAGCCGCGGTGAAGTACACACCACCTGTTACCACGCTGGCTAATGTGAAACAAAAGGAAGGAGAAAGTTTGACTTCATATTTCAAGAGGTTTAACGCAGAATCTACTTTGGTGAGGGGTGCAACTGACGAAACGTTGAAAATATTGCTTATAGCTGGGTTGCGTGTGGGGACGGATTTCTGGAAACACCTACAAGGGAAAGACCCAGTGTCATTGGCAGATGTGCTCGCACAAGCGGAGTCGTTCAAAGCAATCGAGCAGTCGCTtgcagaaacaaaaaagaatgaTGATACCTATAACTCCAAGGGGCGATCCAAGAGAAGGGACAGATCTGTAAGTCCGGGTTATCGGCGAAACGCCAGAAGCCCTAACAGGGTAAACGCTGTGAGCTCGCGAAGAGAATGGAGCCCACCATCGAACTACGAGAGAAGAGTCAGCAATTATACCCCGCTGGCGgcgtccattgatcatatcttcgaggtaaataaggacaggggaatcttcaagaagcccgaccgtctaacttcatggcaAAGCAGAGATAAAAAGAAGTACTGTGACTACCATGAGTCTACTGGCCATGACACCCACGAGTGTCGTCACTTGCGGGATGagattgaggaattgatcaaggctggACACCTAGGAGAGTGGATCGACAAGGTGAAGCGACGCAGGGGACTTGATGACAAGGGTAAAGATGAAAGACAACCCCCGCGGGCGGAGGATGTTGAGAAAACGGCGGAGGTCAAGTTTCAGAGGGCCGGCAGCATcagggcaatttttggaggacaccctttTGTTGGTGACAGTAATCGAGCACTTGAAAGAAACGCGAGAGAAGCGCGACATCCACCGCTCACTAACATCCACAGCTTGGAAGATAGACCCCCGAAGGTCTTTAAGGGGGAGTCCGCTGATATTACATTCAGGGAAAAAGAATCTAGGTGGGTGCATCATCCTCACAACGATGCGCTGGTGATTACCATGCTTATTGGGGCAATGAACGTACATCGAGTGTTCCTGGATAATGGGAGTTCTACAAACATCTTGTACTATAGCACCTACAAAAAGCTGGGTTTCCCAGATAGTGACATGTATTTCGAAGATGCGCACGTCTATGGCTTTACGGGGGAAGCAGTGAGAGTTATGGGCTCAGTCAGACTTCCCGTCACGCTTGGGGAAGGGGCTTTGTCGGTTACTCAAATGATAGATTTTAAGGTGCTAGATCAGGATTCCGCGCACAACGTACTGGTCGGCAGACCTTGGTTGCGTgcgttcagggtgataacctcgatacaccacttgatgataaagttcccgACGCCAAACGGAGTTGGCAGCCTGAGAGGGTCACAGTATGAGTCACGTgactgctatcacaaggctgtCAAGGAATTTCGCAGAAGAAGGTATGAAGGGAAAGGTCTCCCAGTTGAAGATGTAAAAGATATTCATACAAAACCGGGTGGAGAGGTCCATGCCCACTATTTTGTTGAAAATCCCGGAAAGGAAGAAACCAATACCTCTGGGAACTCTTTTGTGATGCAGGGACGTATTTCGAAAATCCGTAGTGTAGAAGAAGTGGTGGCGAGTCACACAGGGGGAATCATGCGGAAAGAGGTTAACGGGGAAAAGTTGGAAGGGAGAAGTGAGATTTTGCAAGGTCTCGGCGATAACTGCAaggttgatgctcctcaaaaGAAGGATGCGCCCTTGAATGAagttgaggttgatgctcctccaaaCGAGGACGCGCCCTCAGGTGAAAAAGTGGAAATTGAAgacccccgagactttgatttcgatttggatcccaggatccctatgccTATTGAAAAAACGGGACcggccgaagacacaatatctatTCCAGTTGATAAAAATGACCCAAGCAGGGTTTTGAAAGTGGGATCTCAGTTGGATGAGGAGATGAGAGGAGGTCTTACCCGCTTTCTAATTGCAAACCTCGATGTtttcgcatggagtcattcagataTGATAGGGATCGACCCGGAAGTAATGTGTCACCGTTTGAATATCCTCCCGAATTGCAAGGGCATACGCCAGAAACGCCGCCCAGTAAGTGGAGAAAGGGCGatagcattaaaagaagaagtagaccggttgttggaagtggggttgatcaaagaatcgttctaccccgaatggcttgcaaatccagtactggtgaagaaaccgaatgggaagtggaggacatgtgtggatttcacggatctcaataaggcatgtccaaaggatagcttcccgctgccaagaattgatcagttggttgacgcgaCGGCAGGGCATGCGTTgttgagttttatggatgcatactccggatacaatcaaattccgatgtatggccccgatcaagaacatacatccttTATTACAGACAGGGGGTTATACTGTTACATAGGAATGCCGTTTGGCTTGATTAACGCTGGCGCGACCTACCAGCGGCtggtaaacatgatgttcaaaGACCAAATCGGGAGAACCATGGAAGTGTATGTAGACGATATGCTGGTGAAATCTAAGGTGACAACTGACCATATCAAGCACCTGACGGAGATGTTTAATATCTTGAGGAGGTTTCGTATGAAATTAAATCCGCAAAAATGTGTGTTCGGCGTGGAATCGGGAAAGTTTCTCGGGTTCATTGTCAACcacaggggaattgaggccaaccccgcgAAGATCAAGGCATTGTTGGATATGAAGTCACCTACCAATGTGAAACAGGTGCAGAGTTTGACTGGGAGAATCGCCGCGTTAAATCGATTTGTTTCCAAGTCGTCTGATAGATGCAAGGAGTTTTTCAAGGCGATTAAATTAGCTGGGAAAGACTTTATATGGACGTCAGAATGTGAAGAggctttcaaaagaatcaaggagcaaCTGGGACATCCTCCCATGTTGTCAAAGCCATTGGAGGGGGAAAATCTAATACTGTACCTCGCAGTGTCTGAATATTCGATCAGTGCGGTTCTGGTAAGAGAGGAAGACGGGCAACAATCACCAGTGTACTACGTGAGCAAGCGGTTACACGATGCGGAAACTCGCTACACAAGTATGGAGAAACTGGTTTACGCCCTGATTCTTGCGTCAAGAAAATTGCGGCCGTATTTTCAAGCCCATAGAGTTGAAGTTCGTACAGCATACCCGCTGCGGCAGGTCCTGCACAAACCAGAGTCATCAGGCAGAATGCTGAAATGGGCCGTGGAGCTGGgacagtttgatttggaatatgtGCCTCGAACAGCGATAAAAGGGCAAGCCTTAGCCGATTTCTTGCTGGAATTTGATTCTGAAATTGATGATAAAGCTTTGGTGATGCTATATCCACCTCATGCCGAGGAGTCTTTGGAGGAGTTTCCGCAtccttggtggatcttgcatgtggatggggcggttaacaatggaggagcaggtgCGGGCATAGTACTTGTATCTCCGGAAGGCCACCACCTGATGAGTgcaattcatttcaagttttatgcaactaataatgatgcggagtatgaggcgctgattaatggcctgaaaatcgctctggaaatgggggtgcgaaacttaattgcaagaagtgactcagagttggtagtgaatcaggtgaatgggggatttcaagcgcgaggcccgcgaacagaattatacttgagatgtGTACAGCGCCTGATTGGAATGTTCAAAGAAGTTAGATTGGAATGCGTTCCGCGGGAGAAAAACAGTAATGCGGATGCTTTGGCAAAAATGGGGTCACAACAAGAGGCTGTGTTGTTAGGATCCATCCCTCTTGAAATCCAGGAGGttcctagtatcccagagatagaaactatgcaagtggatgaagctcccaaagaaacatggatgacgcccattctAGCTTACATTCGCAAGGGAACACTCCCCGAAGATAAGTTTATGGCTCGTCGACTCCGTTATCAAGCCGCAAGATATGTGATATACGATGAAGTCCTATACAAGAGAGGGTTCAACCAACCTCTACTCAGGTGTGTTGAAGAAGGAGAAGGAAATTACATCCTAAGAGAGGTGCATGAAGGaatctgtggcaatcactcggggggtagctcgttggcaatgaaagtgttgcgccaagggtattattggcccacaatgagagaagatgctacaaatttcgtcaaggcatgtgatcgctgccagcgctttgcaaactactcgtctatgccggctacactcttgacgcctatggcaagcccatggccgttcgccatgtggggaatcgatcttatcggagaattgccgaaagctaaaggagacgtcaaatatgcagtggttgcggtcgattactttactaaatgggcggaagctatgccactggctactatcaccgcaaagaaaatcagagattttgttttcaactcaattgtatgcaggtttggaatcccttacaagctgGTCTCCGACAATGGAAAAcaatttgatagcaaggagttgcgacagttatgtgaggagttgaaaatcaagaaggaatttgcggcggtctatcatcctcaaagcaatggaCAAACAGAGGCtgttaacaaaataataaaacataccctcaaaaccaagctggaggaacgtaaagggaattggcctgaagaactcccgaaggtgatgtggtcatacaacactacaccgcgatctactacgggagaaacgccgtttatgctgacttacggttacgaagctatggtccccgtggaaGTTGGATCGGGATCACTTCGCAGAGACTGTTACGGGAAAGAGGACGCtgaggttaatcaaaggcttcatttagATCTCTTAGAGGAGACGAGGGAAAATTCTCAGCTAAGGCTAGCAGCATATCAGCAGCGCGtcgcaaggtattataacaagaaggtaaaagGACAGTTGCTGAAGGTGGGGGATTTGGTACTTAGGAAAGTGATGCCCAATACGAAGAACCCccaacatggagtgtttggagctaattgggaaggaccgtacagaataaagtctatcctgtggaaggggacttatcaccttgaagacATGGACGGGAAGCTGATTCCGCGAGCTTGGAATgcggaacatctccgaaagtattaccAGTAA